One genomic window of Desulfovibrio subterraneus includes the following:
- the rpsB gene encoding 30S ribosomal protein S2 encodes MSYVSMKQMLETGVHFGHQTRRWNPKMRPFIFGARNGIHIMDLQQTAKLFRRAHDKVAETVAKGGKVIFIGTKRQAHEAVRTEASRADQFFVTNRWMGGTLTNFQTIRKSIDRLKKLEAMFEDGTINRYQKKEILTLRREMDKLELTLGGIKNMDRLPQLAFIVDPKREEIAVKECRKLGIPIVAITDSNCDPDVIDYVIPGNDDAIRAIKLFVAHIAEACMEGAAMGKDGKDADPEVAMAAAAEAEAGKDEE; translated from the coding sequence ATGTCTTACGTATCAATGAAGCAGATGCTGGAGACCGGCGTCCACTTCGGCCATCAGACCCGCCGCTGGAACCCCAAGATGCGCCCCTTCATTTTCGGCGCACGCAACGGCATCCACATCATGGACCTGCAGCAGACTGCAAAGCTGTTCCGCCGCGCTCATGACAAGGTTGCTGAAACCGTTGCCAAGGGCGGCAAGGTCATCTTCATCGGCACCAAGCGTCAGGCTCACGAAGCTGTTCGCACCGAAGCTTCCCGCGCAGATCAGTTCTTCGTAACCAACCGTTGGATGGGCGGCACGCTCACCAACTTCCAGACCATTCGCAAGTCCATCGACCGCCTGAAGAAGCTGGAAGCCATGTTTGAAGACGGCACCATCAACCGTTACCAGAAGAAGGAAATTCTGACTCTCCGTCGCGAGATGGATAAGCTGGAACTGACCCTCGGCGGTATCAAGAACATGGATCGTCTGCCCCAGCTGGCATTCATCGTGGACCCCAAGCGCGAAGAAATCGCCGTTAAGGAATGCCGCAAGCTCGGTATCCCGATTGTTGCCATCACCGACTCCAACTGCGATCCCGACGTGATCGACTACGTTATTCCCGGCAACGACGACGCCATCCGCGCCATCAAGCTGTTCGTAGCCCACATTGCCGAAGCCTGCATGGAAGGCGCCGCAATGGGCAAGGACGGCAAGGACGCTGATCCTGAAGTTGCCATGGCTGCCGCTGCTGAAGCTGAAGCCGGCAAGGACGAAGAATAA
- a CDS encoding fumarylacetoacetate hydrolase family protein, whose protein sequence is MRVLRVRYNNTAFYAALREDTVLCLNPQLGLVDPIPLEDVSILPVVTPSKIVCVGLNYRAHAAELGMPVSDEPVYFLKPPSAVIGSGQPILLPEISKQVDYEAELAIVIGKECRRLRHDQVPDSIFGFTCANDVTARDLQKNDPWFGRCKGFDTFLPIGPWIETDVKNPDDLTIRCIKNGQVMQEGHTSDMLFSPYDLVVHISQVMTLLPGDVILTGTPPGIGPMQPGDEIRVEVENMGLLINPVRDSMGRTGEDEVPLQ, encoded by the coding sequence ATGCGCGTTCTCAGGGTCCGCTACAACAATACCGCCTTCTACGCCGCCTTGCGCGAGGATACCGTACTCTGCCTGAACCCCCAGCTCGGGCTGGTTGATCCCATTCCGTTGGAAGACGTTTCCATCCTCCCCGTTGTCACGCCGTCCAAAATCGTGTGCGTGGGACTGAATTACAGGGCCCATGCGGCAGAACTTGGCATGCCCGTTTCGGATGAGCCGGTCTATTTTCTCAAGCCCCCGTCCGCCGTCATCGGTTCCGGCCAGCCCATTCTGCTGCCGGAAATCTCCAAACAGGTGGACTACGAAGCTGAGCTGGCCATCGTCATAGGCAAGGAATGCCGCAGACTGCGCCACGATCAGGTGCCGGACAGCATTTTCGGTTTCACCTGCGCCAATGATGTCACCGCGCGCGACCTGCAGAAAAATGACCCATGGTTCGGCCGCTGCAAGGGATTTGATACCTTCCTGCCCATAGGGCCGTGGATTGAGACGGACGTGAAGAACCCCGACGACCTGACCATACGGTGCATAAAGAACGGTCAGGTCATGCAGGAAGGACACACCTCGGACATGCTCTTCTCTCCCTATGATCTGGTGGTGCATATCTCGCAGGTCATGACGCTGCTACCGGGTGACGTGATTCTCACCGGCACCCCGCCCGGGATAGGCCCCATGCAGCCGGGAGACGAGATTCGGGTGGAAGTGGAGAACATGGGCCTGCTCATCAATCCGGTGCGCGACAGCATGGGGCGAACCGGCGAAGACGAAGTGCCCCTGCAGTAG
- a CDS encoding ribonuclease J, producing the protein MPDHQDFLTLTPLGGYGEIGMNCTIWSTATTSVLVDCGLMFPDDYLLGIDVVIPQFDHILRQKEKVRGIVLTHGHEDHIGALPWLMPWLHVPIYGSRFTMALVEHKLREANLLDRSELVVVEPGQRLALGDMVFNFFPVCHSIIEGFGLGVETPVGRVVHTGDFKLDPNPIDGHSTDLDAFRRFSDEGVQLLLSDSTNIERDGHSLGEREIRDTFDGIFRDATGRVVVTLFSSHIQRIQEVFDIAAKYGRKVAVSGRSLLNNIDIARDLGFMRVPSGVYMDPQDMPALPDNEIVLLVTGSQGEPLSALSRITRGEHRSLAIKEGDTVIMSSRFIPGNARAITRLINDMYRLGAEVYYENFRNIHASGHAYREELRTMLETVRPRFFVPVHGEYRHLVKHCRLAHECGIPQEHTIILEDGDPLTLLPEGIRKEPRINLETVLVDGKGVGDVGSSVLKERQILGGEGMVVVFLVLDEQIWEILHGPDIVSKGFIFEAHYNHVLEDAKCIVLDILENMSPGDLEKLQDRIRSTLRRFFRKVLERDPVVLPVITMV; encoded by the coding sequence ATGCCGGACCACCAAGACTTTCTAACGCTCACCCCGCTCGGCGGGTATGGCGAAATAGGCATGAACTGCACCATCTGGTCCACGGCCACCACGTCGGTGCTTGTGGATTGCGGACTCATGTTTCCGGACGACTATCTTCTCGGCATCGACGTGGTCATTCCCCAGTTTGACCACATTCTCCGCCAGAAAGAGAAGGTGCGCGGCATTGTGCTCACCCACGGGCACGAAGACCATATAGGAGCACTGCCCTGGCTCATGCCGTGGCTGCACGTTCCCATTTACGGTTCACGATTCACCATGGCACTGGTGGAACACAAGCTGCGGGAAGCCAATCTGCTCGACCGTTCCGAGCTGGTGGTGGTGGAACCGGGCCAACGCCTTGCCCTTGGCGACATGGTTTTCAACTTCTTCCCCGTGTGCCACTCCATCATTGAAGGCTTCGGCCTCGGCGTAGAAACTCCGGTGGGGCGCGTGGTGCACACGGGCGACTTCAAACTGGACCCCAACCCCATAGACGGCCACAGCACCGACCTTGACGCCTTCCGCCGTTTCTCGGACGAAGGCGTGCAGCTGCTGCTCTCGGACTCTACCAACATCGAACGCGACGGGCATTCGCTGGGCGAACGCGAGATCCGCGACACCTTCGACGGCATTTTCCGCGATGCGACCGGCCGCGTGGTGGTCACCCTGTTCTCCAGCCACATACAGCGCATACAGGAAGTGTTCGACATTGCCGCCAAGTACGGCCGCAAGGTGGCCGTTTCCGGCCGCAGCCTGCTGAACAACATAGATATTGCCCGCGACCTTGGCTTCATGCGCGTGCCTTCCGGCGTGTATATGGACCCGCAGGATATGCCCGCCCTGCCGGACAACGAGATTGTTCTGCTGGTCACAGGCTCGCAGGGCGAACCGCTTTCCGCCCTGTCGCGCATCACGCGCGGCGAGCACCGTTCCCTCGCCATCAAGGAAGGGGACACCGTCATCATGTCGTCCCGCTTCATTCCGGGCAACGCGCGGGCCATCACCCGCCTTATCAACGACATGTACCGCCTCGGGGCGGAGGTCTATTACGAGAATTTCCGTAACATCCATGCATCGGGACACGCCTACCGCGAAGAACTGCGTACCATGCTGGAAACCGTGCGGCCCCGCTTCTTCGTGCCGGTGCACGGCGAATACCGGCATCTGGTCAAGCATTGCCGCCTTGCCCATGAATGCGGCATTCCGCAGGAGCACACCATCATTCTGGAAGACGGAGATCCCCTCACCCTGCTGCCCGAAGGCATACGCAAGGAACCGCGCATCAACCTTGAAACCGTTCTGGTGGACGGCAAGGGCGTGGGCGATGTAGGCTCTTCCGTACTCAAGGAGCGCCAGATTCTGGGCGGCGAAGGCATGGTGGTAGTCTTCCTCGTGCTCGACGAACAGATCTGGGAGATTCTGCACGGACCGGACATCGTTTCCAAGGGCTTCATATTTGAGGCCCATTACAACCACGTGCTGGAAGATGCCAAATGCATCGTTCTGGATATACTGGAGAACATGAGCCCCGGCGATCTGGAAAAACTGCAGGACCGTATCCGGTCCACCCTGCGAAGATTCTTCCGCAAGGTGCTGGAGCGCGACCCTGTGGTTCTGCCCGTTATCACCATGGTATAA
- a CDS encoding lysophospholipid acyltransferase family protein — protein MIRTIWFYLSFLTATLAISIATMIVGVFAPAGRACAYLAALWSRCAVALSGIRLEADLNAVPARGPVVFMVNHQSQFDIPISTLLLRSHYPAFVAKKSLFRIPFVGWAFSLGKHIPIDRKNSRSAMKSMDKAAETAKAGRSIVIFPEGTRQLDTSRLGSFKPGGIILALKAGLPVVPVVMDGTGEILPKGHITLKRRHVVRVKALPPADLSGYTIKDRNRFLTELHTLMNNAYLEMRACRTTKTF, from the coding sequence ATGATCCGTACCATATGGTTTTATCTCTCCTTTCTGACGGCAACGCTGGCCATCAGCATAGCCACCATGATCGTTGGCGTCTTTGCGCCGGCGGGCAGGGCCTGCGCCTATCTGGCCGCCCTGTGGAGCCGCTGCGCCGTCGCCTTGTCCGGTATCCGGCTTGAAGCCGACCTCAACGCCGTGCCCGCCCGCGGGCCCGTCGTCTTCATGGTGAACCATCAGAGCCAGTTTGATATTCCCATCAGCACCCTGCTGCTGCGCTCGCATTATCCGGCCTTCGTTGCCAAGAAGAGCCTGTTCCGCATTCCCTTCGTGGGCTGGGCCTTCAGTCTGGGCAAGCATATTCCCATTGACCGCAAGAACAGCCGCAGTGCCATGAAGTCCATGGACAAGGCAGCGGAAACAGCCAAAGCAGGACGCTCCATAGTCATTTTTCCCGAGGGCACCCGGCAACTGGACACGTCCAGACTGGGCAGCTTCAAACCCGGCGGCATCATTCTGGCGCTCAAAGCAGGTCTGCCCGTGGTACCCGTGGTCATGGACGGCACAGGCGAAATTCTTCCCAAGGGACACATCACCCTCAAACGCCGCCATGTGGTGCGGGTGAAAGCCCTGCCTCCCGCAGACCTTTCCGGCTACACGATCAAAGACCGCAACCGTTTTCTCACCGAACTGCACACACTGATGAACAACGCCTATCTGGAGATGCGCGCATGCCGGACCACCAAGACTTTCTAA
- a CDS encoding elongation factor G, which yields MSKALETQRTYAIVGTGGCGKTSLAEMLLFQSGVINRLGKVEEGSTTLDYEPEEVKRRGSVQPAFATFEWQKNRHFLIDTPGDNNFIGDIQYLLKGADSAVFVVDAVDGVRPLTKRLWNFVKSAGLPAIVFINKMDRDRADFDMAFNGLSSMLGMRTVLLYMPIGSKQDFKGVVDILGEKAFSFEADGKFSEIPIPADMADEVSMLREATIENIAESDEELMEKYLETGELEPEEIARGLHIGVLKGELVPVVVGSSLENKGGSQLLDTIQNLFPNPMEHAAWEGTEGETRASDPDAPLAMFAFKTLADPFAGQLTVMRVLSGTLNGETGLRNVNKDESERIGTPLYMVGKESAPARGGVGPGAIIALPKLKMTKTGDTLADEKKPFRLVQPTLPPRLISYALAPKEKGDEDKVYAAVHKLLDEDITLRLSRAEESSDILISGMGQMHIETSVEKAMRRYKCEIELKTPKVPYRETIKGKAQVQGRHKKQSGGRGQFGDCWVEIEGMPHGFGYEFEDAIVGGVIPRQYIPAVDKGIQESAQRGYLAGYPLVDFRAKLYDGSYHNVDSSEMAFKIAGSLALKSAMEKVKPALLEPIVLLSVQIPDEYMGDVIGDLSSRRGKVLGSDSQQGITEIKAHVPMNEVLRYAPDLRSMTGGQGVFTMELTHYEEAPPPVVDRVVAEYQSARD from the coding sequence ATGTCCAAAGCACTGGAGACCCAGAGAACCTATGCAATTGTAGGCACCGGAGGTTGCGGAAAGACGTCGCTGGCTGAAATGCTGCTGTTTCAGTCTGGCGTCATCAACCGCCTTGGGAAGGTCGAGGAGGGTTCCACCACCCTCGACTATGAACCTGAGGAAGTGAAGCGCCGCGGCTCTGTGCAGCCCGCCTTCGCCACCTTCGAATGGCAGAAGAACCGTCACTTCCTCATCGACACCCCCGGCGACAACAACTTTATCGGCGATATCCAGTACCTGCTCAAGGGTGCGGATAGCGCCGTTTTTGTTGTGGATGCCGTAGACGGTGTTCGCCCCCTCACCAAACGTCTGTGGAACTTCGTCAAGAGCGCGGGGCTGCCCGCCATTGTCTTCATCAACAAGATGGACCGCGACCGTGCGGACTTTGACATGGCGTTCAACGGCCTCTCCTCCATGCTGGGCATGCGCACGGTCCTGCTGTACATGCCCATAGGTTCCAAACAGGACTTCAAGGGTGTTGTGGACATTCTCGGCGAGAAGGCATTCTCCTTCGAGGCCGATGGCAAATTTTCGGAAATTCCCATTCCTGCCGACATGGCCGACGAAGTCTCCATGCTGCGTGAGGCCACCATCGAAAACATCGCCGAAAGCGATGAAGAACTGATGGAAAAATATCTGGAAACCGGCGAACTCGAACCTGAAGAAATTGCCCGCGGCCTGCACATAGGCGTGCTCAAGGGCGAACTGGTTCCGGTGGTTGTCGGTTCTTCGCTTGAAAACAAGGGCGGCTCCCAGTTGCTGGACACCATCCAGAACCTGTTCCCCAATCCCATGGAACACGCCGCATGGGAAGGTACGGAAGGCGAGACACGCGCTTCCGACCCCGATGCCCCCCTTGCCATGTTCGCCTTTAAAACACTTGCAGACCCCTTTGCGGGCCAGCTCACCGTCATGCGCGTGCTCTCTGGCACCCTGAACGGCGAAACGGGCCTGCGCAACGTGAACAAGGACGAATCAGAGCGCATTGGCACCCCCCTTTACATGGTGGGCAAAGAATCTGCCCCCGCCCGCGGCGGTGTGGGCCCCGGTGCCATTATCGCCCTGCCGAAGCTGAAGATGACCAAAACCGGCGACACCCTCGCCGATGAAAAAAAACCTTTCAGGCTTGTTCAGCCAACCCTGCCGCCTCGTCTCATCTCCTACGCGCTCGCACCGAAAGAAAAGGGCGACGAAGACAAGGTGTATGCAGCCGTGCATAAGCTGCTTGATGAAGACATCACGCTGCGCCTTTCCCGCGCCGAGGAATCGAGCGATATCCTCATCTCGGGCATGGGCCAGATGCACATAGAGACCAGCGTGGAAAAAGCCATGCGCCGGTACAAGTGCGAAATAGAACTCAAAACGCCCAAGGTGCCCTACCGCGAAACCATCAAGGGCAAGGCGCAGGTACAGGGACGACACAAGAAGCAGTCCGGCGGACGCGGCCAGTTCGGTGACTGCTGGGTGGAAATAGAAGGCATGCCCCACGGGTTCGGCTACGAATTCGAGGATGCCATCGTGGGCGGCGTCATTCCCCGCCAGTACATTCCCGCAGTGGACAAGGGCATTCAGGAATCGGCACAGCGCGGCTACCTTGCCGGCTATCCGCTGGTGGACTTCCGCGCCAAGCTGTACGACGGCTCGTACCACAACGTGGACTCCTCTGAAATGGCCTTCAAGATCGCCGGCTCGCTTGCGCTGAAGAGCGCCATGGAAAAAGTGAAGCCCGCCCTGCTGGAACCCATTGTCCTTCTTTCCGTTCAGATTCCGGATGAATACATGGGCGATGTCATCGGCGACCTTTCTTCGCGCCGTGGCAAGGTGCTCGGTTCCGATTCCCAGCAGGGCATCACGGAAATCAAGGCCCACGTGCCCATGAACGAAGTGCTGCGCTACGCACCGGACCTGCGCTCCATGACGGGCGGTCAGGGCGTGTTCACCATGGAACTCACCCACTACGAAGAAGCACCGCCACCGGTTGTGGACCGCGTGGTGGCCGAATATCAGTCTGCAAGAGACTAG
- a CDS encoding glutaredoxin family protein, protein MAKTCNVTLYALSTCIHCKKTKQFLEDNDVQFKVVYVDQLTGDERKDTIARIKEHNPKLSFPTIIIDEGVCVIVGFHKDELQEALDI, encoded by the coding sequence ATGGCAAAGACCTGCAACGTAACTCTGTATGCCTTATCCACCTGCATTCACTGCAAAAAAACCAAGCAGTTTCTTGAGGATAACGACGTGCAGTTCAAGGTGGTATACGTGGACCAGCTCACCGGCGACGAGCGCAAGGATACCATTGCCCGTATCAAGGAACACAACCCCAAGCTTTCGTTCCCGACCATCATCATAGACGAGGGTGTGTGTGTCATCGTCGGCTTCCATAAGGACGAGCTTCAGGAGGCGCTGGATATATGA